In one window of Vanrija pseudolonga chromosome 5, complete sequence DNA:
- the prlL_8 gene encoding MFS transporter prlL, translating to MRNAQLSYNHLNYLDRTNIGNAYPGGMGTDLNLTSSDYSLVLSIFFVGYLLWEVPSNMMLAHSTPRVFLPTIMFIWGAMSIGAKGIHNLGGMVAFRFVLGLVEAGFFPGVMLLMSCWYKPAELSKRVAIFYTAALMAGAFGGILAGLIIEGLEGKAGTRGWKWLFIIEGLITVFFASIAFFVLPNYPATTKWLTEEERELAINRLRVGAGADAPEEHVSHFQAFKDACKDPKTWVFVVVYNLINGAGTISYFFPTLMKTLGYTGRKIQFMTVPIYAVSLVISVTGGIIADKTRQKAFVVLGAALLSTVSFIIITAVKNSKVRYAFLCFGGAGIWTAVPVFLSWMVTMFDGREKRAVSIALVNGFGNLASVYGSFLWDKKYAPGYLPGFATTTALCGCIAIVVTFARFMWGDKGVAKTS from the exons ATGCGCAATGCACAACTAAGCTACAATCA cctcAACTACCTCGACCGCACCAACATTGGAAATGCGTACCCGGGCGGCATGGGCACCGACCTCAATCTCACCTCCTCCGACTACTCGCTCGTCCTGTCCATCTTCTTCGTCGGCTACCTCCTCTGGGAGGTGCCCTCCAACATGATGCTCGCGCACTCGACCCCGCGCGTCTTCCTCCCGACCATCATGTTCATCTGGGGCGCCATGTCGATCGGCGCAAAGGGCATCCacaacctcggcggcatgGTCGCGTTCCgcttcgtcctcggcctggtcgagGCAGGCTTCTTCCCCGGAGTTATGCTCCTCATGTCCTGCTGGTACAAGCCGGCCGAGCTCTCCAAGCGCGTCGCCATCTTCTACACGGCCGCCCTGATGGCCGGTGCCTTCGGCGGTATCCTCGCCGGCCTGATcatcgagggcctcgagggcaaggccggcACGCGCGGCTGGAAGTGGCTATTCATCATTGAGGGTCTTATCACCGTATTCTTCGCGAGCATCGCCTTCTTTGTCCTCCCCAACTACCCCGCCACGACCAAGTGgctcaccgaggaggagcgcgagctcgccatcaACCGCctccgtgtcggcgccggtgccgacgcgcccgaggaGCACGTCTCGCACTTCCAGGCCTTCAAGGACGCCTGCAAGGACCCCAAGACCTGGGTCTTTGTTGTAGTCTACAACCTCATcaacggcgccggcaccatcTCGTACTTCTTCCCCACGCTCATGAAGACCCTCGGCTACACTGGTCGCAAGATCCAGTTCATGACCGTCCCCATCTACGCCGTCTCGCTCGTCATCTCGGTCACTGGCGGTATCATCGCCGACAAGACGCGCCAGAAGGCCTTTgttgtcctcggcgccgcgcttctCTCCACCGTCTCGttcatcatcatcacggCCGTCAAGAACTCCAAGGTCCGCTACGCCTTCCTCTGCTTCGGCGGTGCCGGTATCTGGACTGCCGTCCCCGTCTTCCTCTCGTGGATGGTCACCATGTTCGACGGACGAGAGAAGCGTGCCGTCTCCATCGCCCTCGTCAACGGCTTTGGTAACCTCGCCTCGGTCTACGGCTCCTTCCTCTGGGACAAGAAGTACGCCCCTGGCTACCTCCCCGGTTTCGCTACCACCACCGCGCTTTGTGGCTGCATTGCCATCGTTGTTACCTTTGCCCGCTTCATGTGGGGCGACAAGGGTGTCGCCAAGACCTCGTAG
- the ccsC gene encoding Trans-enoyl reductase ccsC — protein MTVATAPIPAAQKALVLITADKDVALLDIPVPVPGAGEVLIKVHAIALNPVDSLYVGSPLAQQAQRVIGTDFAGVVVASGADLTSSSDARTKAGARVAGFLQGACSRNDRPGAFAEYIVIPYDLTWSVPASMPLTSASAVSMCGVTAAQGVFFRQQLPAPFWPTKEWNAGRGWNPSIPADEPVNYLIYGASTSLGLYAAQLVQAAAAFSGRKVRLIGLASANKHALLRQKPYSYDVLLDYRGDWPAGVREAAPRGVDYAFDAISEGDTVRKVHDLLAPTATPGSFVIFRNDRSDMMPKAPGVWGAVGYRVAPVYGAAWEALGVEIGYDSQTIPAKPDARAFATAFYDWLSTAATDGKVKVQPNPVRIMPGGLERVVPDGFVLLGWNQVSARDNNGRTEEYMRPISGEKLVYEIVKE, from the exons atgaccgtcgccaccgcccccaTTCCCGCCGCGCAGAAGGCGCTCGTGCTCATCACGGCCGACAAGGACGTGGCGCTCCTCGACATCCCCGTGCCCGTCCCCGGCGCAGGCGAAGTGCTCATCAAGGTGCACGCGATCGCGCTCAACCCCGTCGACTCGTTGTACGTtggctcgccgctcgcgcagcaggcgcagcgcgTCATCGGCACGGACtttgccggcgtcgtcgttgcctcCGGCGCGGACCTCACCTCGTCATCGGACGCACGCACCaaggctggcgcgcgcgtcgccggctTCCTCCAGGGAG CCTGCTCGCGCAACGACCGCCCCGGCGCATTCGCAGAGTACATTGTCATTCCGTACGACCTCACGTGGTCGGTCCCCGCGTCCATGCCCCTCACATCGGCGTCCGCCGTGTCCATGTGCGgcgtgacggcggcgcagggcgTCTTCTTCCGGCAGCAGCTGCCGGCGCCCTTCTGGCCTACGAAGGAGTGGAACGCCGGCCGGGGATGGAATCCCTCTATCCCGGCCGACGAACCCGTCAACTACCTCATCTACGGCGCGAGCACCAGCCTAGGGCTGtacgccgcgcagctcgtgcaggctgccgccgcgttCTCCGGGCGCAAGGTGCGCCTGAtcggcctcgcctcggcgaacAAGCACGCGCTCCTGCGCCAAAAGCCGTACAGCTACGACGTGCTCCTCGACTACCGCGGCGACTGgcccgccggcgtgcgcgaaGCCGCTCCGCGCGGGGTCGACTACGCTTTCGACGCCATCAGCGAGGGCGACACCGTGCGCAAGGTgcacgacctgctcgcgccgaccgcgacaCCGGGCTCGTTCGTCATCTTCCGCAACGACCGCAGCGACATGATGCCCAAGGCGCCCGGCGTGTGGGGCGCGGTCGGGTaccgcgtcgcgccggtATACGGGGCTGCGTGGGAGGCGCTCGGGGTGGAGATTGGCTACGACA GCCAGACGATCCCCGCCAagcccgacgcgcgcgcgttcgccACCGCATTCTACGACTGGctctcgacggccgcgaccgacggcaaggtcaaggtCCAGCCCAACCCCGTGCGCATCATGCCCGGCGGCCTGGAGCGCGTCGTTCCCGACGGCTTCGTGCTGCTCGGCTGGAACCAggtgtcggcgcgcgacaaTAACGGCCGGACGGAGGAGTACATGCGTCCTATTAGTGGTGAGAAGCTCGTGTATGAGATTGTCAAGGAGTAG
- the CRYZ gene encoding Zeta-crystallin: MMKAAQFSTFGPPSVLHLVDTPIPTPGPGAIRIRVRAAGVNASDFAKRRGEMDPDLPQRLGYEASGIVDALGEDVSNTQLGDAVYGFAFEASTQAEFAVLGFWAPIPPSLDFVRAAAIPTALETAWRALDALRVGAGDVLLVNGASGSVGAAAAQLALARGARVIGTASAGAHGYLRSLGVEPVTYGDGVEERIRQTAGEEGITKALDVAGNGVLPLLVSLTGDKNKVITVADFASAHSTGVRFSRGDDGRALHSLVEVAPLVEAGRFGVHVGATFALGEVVRAHEVGESGTVKGKIVLVINGSD; the protein is encoded by the coding sequence ATGATGAAAGCAGCCCAGTTCAGCACCTTCGGCCCGCCCTCAGTCCTACACCTAGTCGACACCCCGATCCCCACCCCCGGCCCTGGGGCCATCCGCATCCGAGTCCGAGCGGCAGGCGTCAACGCGTCCGACTTTGCCAagcggcggggcgagatGGACCCCGACCTGCCCCAGCGGCTGGGCTACGAGGCCTCCGGGATCGTCGACGCTCTCGGCGAGGATGTAAGCAACACGCAACTCGGGGACGCGGTGTACGGCTTTGCGTTTGAAGCTTCCACGCAGGCCGAGTTCGCGGTGCTCGGGTTCTGGGCGCCGATCCCGCCGTCACTTGACTtcgtgcgcgccgcagcgATCCCCACTgcgctcgagacggcgtGGCGCGCTCTCGATGCGCTGCGCGTTGGCGCGGGGGATGTGCTGCTCGTCAACGGCGCGAGTGggagcgtcggcgccgctgcggcgcagcttgcgctcgcgcgcggggcgcgggtCATCGGTACCGCGAGCGCCGGGGCACACGGGTACCTCCGCTCccttggcgtcgagccggTGACGTACGGCGATGGCGTGGAGGAGCGGATACGCCAGACGGCCGGAGAGGAGGGAATCACgaaggcgctcgacgtggCGGGCAACGGCGTGCTCCCGCTCCTCGTCTCCCTCACGGGCGACAAGAACAAGGTGATCACGGTCGCCGACTTCGCTAGCGCACATTCAACGGGGGTACGCTtctcgcgcggcgacgacgggcgcgcgctgcaTTCTCTCGTGGAGGTGGCGCCGCTTGTTGAGGCCGGCAGGTTTGGCGTGCATGTCGGCGCTACTTTTGCGCTTGGGGAGGTTGTGCGCGCGCATGAGGTTGGGGAGAGCGGGACTGTGAAGGGGAAGATTGTGCTGGTCATCAATGGCAGCGACTAG